In Triticum aestivum cultivar Chinese Spring chromosome 5B, IWGSC CS RefSeq v2.1, whole genome shotgun sequence, the following proteins share a genomic window:
- the LOC123113869 gene encoding glycine-rich RNA-binding protein 3, mitochondrial, with translation MAFLQKVGNALKRSAGSGSAMLQAVRSMSSSKVFVGGISYGTDDQSLADAFSNYGQVVESKVIMDRESGRSRGFGFVTYTSAEEAGAAITGMDGKDLQGRIVRVSYAHDRGSRPSFGGGGGYGGGGGGYGGGDGGYGGAGGAYGGGGGYSGGGGYGGGGRGGGYNSGGNYNSGYNSGGNYGAPQGEQGGYGGDAGFTGVGGGGYDAAPANNYGGDSLNQGGGAPPAFGGGNYGVGNDSYADDAPVDLPPGKLNDLLKDLKFDVGGKEDGAGEDAGLVDADIKRSEGQDDFLDDDFSKDEDDYANKRS, from the exons ATGGCGTTCCTGCAGAAGGTCGGGAATGCCCTCAAGCGGTCCGCGGGCTCCGGCTCGGCGATGCTCCAGGCGGTCCGGTCCATGTCCTCCTCCAAGGTCTTCGTCGGAG GCATCTCGTACGGCACCGATGACCAGAGCCTCGCGGATGCGTTTTCCAACTACGGCCAAGTCGTGGAAT CCAAGGTGATCATGGACCGTGAATCTGGGAGGTCAAGGGGGTTTGGTTTCGTGACCTACACTTCGGCGGAGGAGGCTGGAGCTGCCATCACCGGAATGGATGGGAAG GATCTGCAGGGTCGGATAGTGAGGGTGAGCTATGCTCATGACCGTGGTAGTCGTCCAAGTTTTGGCGGTGGTGGCGGctatggcggcggtggtggcggctatGGCGGCGGTGACGGTGGTTACGGTGGAGCTGGTGGTGcctatggtggtggtggaggctACAGCGGAGGTGGTGGATATGGGGGTGGAGGCAGAGGTGGTGGATACAATAGTGGTGGCAATTATAATTCAGGATACAACAGTGGGGGAAACTATGGTGCCCCTCAAGGCGAGCAAGGTGGCTATGGGGGTGATGCTGGTTTCACAGGGGTTGGTGGTGGTGGATACGATGCTGCTCCTGCCAACAACTATGGCGGCGATAGCCTGAATCAAGGGGGTGGAGCACCTCCTGCATTTGGAGGTGGAAACTATGGCGTAGGCAACGACAGCTACGCGGACGATGCCCCTGTTGATCTGCCCCCTGGTAAGCTCAATGACCTGCTGAAGGATCTCAAATTTGATGTTGGTGGCAAGGAGGATGGTGCTGGGGAGGACGCCGGCTTGGTTGACGCGGACATCAAGAGAAGCGAGGGACAGGATGACTTTCTTGACGACGACTTCAGCAAGGATGAAGATGACTACGCCAACAAGAGAAGCTGA